A DNA window from Elephas maximus indicus isolate mEleMax1 chromosome 17, mEleMax1 primary haplotype, whole genome shotgun sequence contains the following coding sequences:
- the MRPL53 gene encoding 39S ribosomal protein L53, mitochondrial, with translation MAAALARLGLRVVKEVRVQFCPFEKNVESTRTFLQAVSSEKVRATNLNCVVTVDVRHDGSEPCVDVLFEDGRRLIMRGFHLTAQEMLTAFIAHIQTKGAGTGRN, from the exons ATGGCGGCGGCCTTGGCTCGGCTCGGGCTCCGGGTGGTTAAGGAGGTTCGTGTTCAGTTCTGTCCCTTCGAGAAGAACGTGGAATCTACAAG gaccttcctccaggcgGTGAGCAGCGAGAAGGTCCGCGCCACCAACCTCAACTGCGTGGTGACTGTGGACGTGAGGCACGACGGCTCCGAACCCTGCGTGGACGTGCTGTTCG AAGACGGACGCCGCCTGATTATGCGCGGCTTCCACCTCACCGCCCAGGAAATGCTTACTGCCTTCATCGCTCACATCCAGACGAAGGGCGCCGGTACCGGGCGGAACTGA
- the MOGS gene encoding mannosyl-oligosaccharide glucosidase: protein MTRGERRRRAAPEGVRTAERAARSGRAQQGGGIQGTARGAVLAVVVLSLVLGLSGPWLLAWHRARRAVTLHSAPPALPPNSSSPAVAPDLFWGTYRPHIYFGMKTRSPQPLLTGLMWAQQGAIPGAPKLRHTCEQGDGVGPYGWEFHDGLSFGRQHIQDGALKLTTEFVKRPGGQHGGDWSWRVTVEPQSSATSALPLVSLFFYVVTDGKEALVPEVGAKGQLKFISGHTSELGDFRLTLLPPTNPVDTAPKYGSYNVFWSSNPGLPLLTEMVKSRLNSWFQHQPPGASPERYLGLPRSLKWEDRGPNGQGQGQGQFLIQQVTLKVPFSVELVFESGSARMGRSQALEQLAGSLLTQALESHAEAFRERFEKTFQLKKKGLSPEEQALGRIALSGLLGGIGYFYGQGLVLPDMGVEESEQKADPSLFPPVPLFTAVPSRSFFPRGFLWDEGFHQLVVQRWDPRLTREALGHWLGLLNADGWIGREQVLGDEARARVPPEFLVQRAAHANPPTLLLPVAHMLEAGDPADLAFLRRAFPRLLAWFSWLHQSQAGPVPLSYRWRGRDPALPHLLNPKTLSSGLDDYPRASHPSAAERHLDLRCWVALGARVLVRLAEQLGEAEAAADLSPLATSLEAEASLDKLHWAPELGVFADFGNHTKAVQLKPRPPQGLVRVVGRTPPRMQYVDALGYVSLFPFLLRLLNPSSSHLGPLLDVLADSRHLWSPFGLRSLAASSSFYGQRNTEHDPPYWRGAVWVNLNYLALGALHHYGHLEGPHQARAAKLYSELRANVVGNVWRQYQATGFLWEQYSDRDGRGMGCRPFQGWTSLVLLAMADDY from the exons ATGACTCGGGGTGAGCGGCGGCGCCGCGCAGCCCCGGAGGGAGTGCGGACAGCCGAGAGGGCTGCTCGGAGCGGCCGCGCACAACAGGGCGGAGGGATCCAAGGCACCGCTAGAGGGGCGGTTCTGGCCGTGGTGGTCTTGTCGCTGGTCCTGGGCCTGTCGGGGCCCTGGCTGCTGGCGTGGCATCGTGCACGGCGAGCAGTCACGCTGCACTCCGCGCCCCCGGCGCTGCCCCCCAACTCCTCCAGTCCCGCCGTGGCCCCAGACCTCTTCTGGGGTACCTACCGCCCCCACATCTACTTCGGCATGAAGACCCGCAGCCCGCAGCCCCTTCTTACCG GACTGATGTGGGCGCAGCAGGGTGCCATCCCAGGGGCCCCAAAGCTCAGGCACACGTGTGAGCAGGGAGACGGCGTGGGTCCCTATGGCTGGGAGTTTCACGACGGCCTCTCCTTCGGGCGCCAGCATATTCAAGATGGGGCCTTAAAACTCACCACTGAGTTCGTCAAGAGGCCTGGGGGACAGCATGGAGGGGACTGGAGCTGGAGAGTGACTGTGGAGCCTCAG tcTTCAGCTACCTCTGCTCTCCCTTTGGTCTCCCTGTTCTTCTATGTGGTGACAGATGGCAAGGAAGCCCTAGTGCCAGAAGTTGGGGCCAAGGGGCAATTGAAGTTCATCAGTGGCCATACCAGTGAACTTGGTGATTTCCGCCTTACACTTCTGCCACCAACCAATCCAGTGGATACTGCCCCCAAGTATGGCAG CTACAACGTCTTCTGGTCCTCCAACCCAGGACTGCCACTGCTGACAGAGATGGTGAAGAGTCGCTTGAATAGCTGGTTTCAGCACCAGCCCCCAGGGGCCTCCCCTGAACGCTATCTTGGCTTGCCAAGGTCTCTGAAGTGGGAGGACAGAGGCCCAAATGGGCAAGGACAGGGACAAGGGCAATTCTTGATACAGCAGGTGACACTGAAAGTCCCCTTTTCTGTGGAGCTGGTGTTTGAATCAGGTAGTGCCCGGATGGGAAGAAGTCAAGCCCTGGAGCAGCTAGCAGGCAGCCTGCTGACTCAGGCCCTGGAGAGCCATGCTGAAGCCTTTAGAGAGCGTTTTGAGAAGACCTTCCAGCTGAAGAAGAagggcctgagcccagaagagcagGCTTTGGGCCGGATTGCCCTCAGTGGCCTCCTTGGTGGGATCGGCTACTTCTACGGACAAGGTCTGGTGTTACCAGACATGGGGGTAGAGGAGTCTGAGCAGAAGGCAGACCCATCCCTCTTTCCCCCTGTCCCTCTTTTCACAGCGGTGCCTTCCCGGTCATTCTTCCCACGAGGCTTCCTTTGGGACGAGGGCTTTCACCAGTTGGTGGTCCAGCGCTGGGACCCCCGCCTCACCCGAGAGGCCCTAGGCCACTGGCTGGGGCTGCTCAATGCTGATGGCTGGATTGGACGGGAGCAGGTGCTGGGGGATGAGGCCCGCGCTCGGGTGCCCCCGGAATTCCTGGTGCAGCGGGCAGCGCATGCCAACCCCCCAACCCTGCTTTTGCCTGTAGCTCACATGTTAGAGGCTGGTGACCCTGCTGACTTGGCCTTCCTCCGCAGGGCCTTCCCCCGCCTGCTTGCCTGGTTCTCCTGGCTCCATCAGAGCCAGGCAGGGCCAGTACCACTATCATACCGTTGGCGGGGCCGGGATCCAGCTTTGCCACACCTGCTGAACCCCAAGACACTGTCCTCAGGGCTGGATGACTACCCCCGGGCCTCACACCCTTCAGCTGCCGAGCGGCACCTGGATCTGCGATGTTGGGTGGCACTGGGTGCCCGTGTGCTGGTACGGCTGGCAGAGCAGTTGGGGGAGGCTGAGGCAGCTGCCGACCTGAGCCCACTGGCCACCTCCCTAGAGGCAGAAGCAAGCCTGGATAAGCTGCACTGGGCCCCAGAGCTAGGGGTCTTTGCAGACTTCGGGAACCACACAAAAGCAGTGCAGCTAAAGCCTAGGCCCCCTCAGGGGCTGGTGCGGGTGGTGGGCCGGACCCCACCTCGAATGCAGTATGTGGATGCTCTGGGCTATGtcagtctttttccttttttgctgaggCTGCTGAACCCCAGCTCGTCCCACCTTGGGCCCTTGCTGGACGTTCTAGCTGACAGCCGCCATCTCTGGAGCCCATTTGGTTTGCGCTCCCTCGCAGCCTCCAGCTCCTTTTATGGCCAGCGCAATACCGAGCATGATCCTCCTTACTGGCGGGGTGCTGTGTGGGTCAATCTCAACTACCTGGCCTTGGGGGCACTCCACCACTATGGACACCTGGAGGGTCCCCACCAGGCCCGAGCTGCCAAGCTCTACAGTGAGCTCCGTGCCAATGTAGTGGGCAATGTGTGGCGGCAATACCAGGCCACAGGCTTCCTATGGGAGCAGTATAGTGACCGAGATGGGCGAGGCATGGGCTGCCGCCCTTTCCAAGGCTGGACCAGCCTTGTCCTTTTGGCCATGGCTGATGACTACTGA
- the WBP1 gene encoding WW domain-binding protein 1 isoform X2, with amino-acid sequence MVAAAKMGRAGTMVVAAELRELCPGVNNQPYLCESGHCCGETGCCTYYYELWWFWLLWTVLILFSCCCAFRHRRAKLRLQQQQRQREINLLAYHGACHGAGPVPTGSLLDLRLLSAFKPPAYEDVVQRPGTPPPPYTVVPGCSLTASTECPCCSSTSSCPAHREGTNMEGVSSHQHAPHQEGEPGVAVNSAFTPASCRYRRLTGDSGIELCPCPDSNEPVKEARASATLPDLEDHSPCALPPESVLQVSPVGLASSEGDIP; translated from the exons ATGGTGGCGGCAGCGAAGATGGGCCGGGCAGGGACCATGGTGGTGGCGGCAGAG CTTCGAGAGCTGTGTCCAGGAGTGAACAACCAGCCCTACCTCTGTGAGAGCGGTCACTGCTGTGGGGAGACTGGCTGCTGCACCTACTACTATGAGCTCTGGT GGTTCTGGCTGCTCTGGACTGTCCTCATCCTCTTCAGCTGCTGTTGCGCCTTCCGCCACCGACGAGCTAAACTCCGGctacagcagcagcagcggcagcgTGAGATCAACTTGTTGGCCTACCATGGGGCATGCCACGGGGCCGGCCCTGTCCCTACGGGTTCACTGCTTGACCTTC GCCTCCTCAGCGCCTTCAAACCCCCAGCCTACGAGGATGTGGTTCAACGCCCAGGCACACCACCACCTCCTTACACTGTGGTCCCAGGCTGCTCCTTGACTGCTTCCACTGAATGCCCCTGCTGCTCCTCCACCTCTAGCTGTCCTGCCCACCGTGAGGGAACAAACATGGAAGGTGTTTCCTCCCACCAGCATGCCCCTCATCAGGAGGGTGAGCCAGGGGTAGCGGTGAATTCTGCCTTCACACCCGCTTCCTGCCGCTATCGCCGCCTGACTGGTGACTCCGGCATCGAGCTCTGCCCCTGTCCTGACTCCAATGAACCAGTCAAGGAAGCGAGAGCTAGTGCCACCCTTCCAGATCTGGAGGACCACTCCCCTTGTGCCCTGCCCCCAGAGTCTGTACTCCAGGTCTCCCCTGTGGGGCTGGCTTCCAGTGAAGGGGACATCCCATAA
- the WBP1 gene encoding WW domain-binding protein 1 isoform X1, with translation MARASSANGSEEAWGALRAPQQQLRELCPGVNNQPYLCESGHCCGETGCCTYYYELWWFWLLWTVLILFSCCCAFRHRRAKLRLQQQQRQREINLLAYHGACHGAGPVPTGSLLDLRLLSAFKPPAYEDVVQRPGTPPPPYTVVPGCSLTASTECPCCSSTSSCPAHREGTNMEGVSSHQHAPHQEGEPGVAVNSAFTPASCRYRRLTGDSGIELCPCPDSNEPVKEARASATLPDLEDHSPCALPPESVLQVSPVGLASSEGDIP, from the exons ATGGCTCGGGCCAGCAGCGCAAACGGCAGCGAGGAGGCGTGGGGGGCACTTCGGGCGCCGCAACAGCAG CTTCGAGAGCTGTGTCCAGGAGTGAACAACCAGCCCTACCTCTGTGAGAGCGGTCACTGCTGTGGGGAGACTGGCTGCTGCACCTACTACTATGAGCTCTGGT GGTTCTGGCTGCTCTGGACTGTCCTCATCCTCTTCAGCTGCTGTTGCGCCTTCCGCCACCGACGAGCTAAACTCCGGctacagcagcagcagcggcagcgTGAGATCAACTTGTTGGCCTACCATGGGGCATGCCACGGGGCCGGCCCTGTCCCTACGGGTTCACTGCTTGACCTTC GCCTCCTCAGCGCCTTCAAACCCCCAGCCTACGAGGATGTGGTTCAACGCCCAGGCACACCACCACCTCCTTACACTGTGGTCCCAGGCTGCTCCTTGACTGCTTCCACTGAATGCCCCTGCTGCTCCTCCACCTCTAGCTGTCCTGCCCACCGTGAGGGAACAAACATGGAAGGTGTTTCCTCCCACCAGCATGCCCCTCATCAGGAGGGTGAGCCAGGGGTAGCGGTGAATTCTGCCTTCACACCCGCTTCCTGCCGCTATCGCCGCCTGACTGGTGACTCCGGCATCGAGCTCTGCCCCTGTCCTGACTCCAATGAACCAGTCAAGGAAGCGAGAGCTAGTGCCACCCTTCCAGATCTGGAGGACCACTCCCCTTGTGCCCTGCCCCCAGAGTCTGTACTCCAGGTCTCCCCTGTGGGGCTGGCTTCCAGTGAAGGGGACATCCCATAA
- the INO80B gene encoding INO80 complex subunit B isoform X1, whose amino-acid sequence MSKLWRRGSTSGAMEAPEPGEALELSLAGAHGHGVHKKKHKKHKKKHKKKHHQEEESGPMQPSPAKPQLKLKIKLGGQVLGTKSVPTFTVIPEGPRSPSPLMVVDNEEEPMEGVPLEQYRAWLDEDSNLSPPPLRDLAGGLGGQEEEEEQRWLDALEKGELDDNGDLKKEINERLLTARQISLLHLLRFLTLPGLCPLPASSAPEGAESAFPDAAAPYGWGLPGPCPDRGNAAEAGGKGAEAASAGCTAGRRAQEPDHRAPHQDCSAQRAGRPGSCSRRAAGRAVRGPGPYGALQQRCTGLHPVLSTWRSCPRCSVPAAIPIRPSSALLCPWVPPPAPLRLLPHRPGALQPAVLPHQPADAAGGSGWPGITSFGYLRQGPNADPAPCPLPPGFGVFPCSPTILNFIRCLGLYRIGVMGYEQTNPPYTHTPCPRCSLRRHLWPENGRRKTDQTAPGLFQWGLPGVVRSLASSRKYGPSQSGES is encoded by the exons ATGAGTAAGCTGTGGCGGCGCGGAAGCACCTCTGGGGCTATGGAGGCCCCTGAGCCAG GGGAAGCGCTGGAATTGAGTTTGGCGGGTGCCCATGGTCACGGAGTGCACAAGAAGAAACACAAGAAGCAcaagaagaaacacaaaaagaaacaccacCAGGAAGAGGAGAGCGGGCCCATGCAGCCATCTCCTGCCAAGCCCCAGCTCAAACTCAAGATCAAGCTGGGTGGGCAGGTGCTAGGCACAAAGAG TGTTCCTACCTTCACTGTGATTCCTGAGGGACCTCGCTCACCCTCTCCCCTTATGGTTGTGGATAATGAAGAGGAACCTATGGAAGGAGTACCCCTTGAGCAGTACCGTGCCTGGCTGG atgaagacagtaATCTGTCTCCCCCTCCACTTCGGGACCTGGCAGGTGGCTTAGGGGgtcaggaggaagaggaggaacagAGGTGGCTGGATGCCCTGGAGAAAGGGGAGTTGGATGACAATGGAGACCTTAAGAAAGAGATCAATGAGCGCTTGCTTACTGCTCGACAG ATATCGCTTCTCCATCTTCTCCGTTTTCTGACACTACCCGGTCTCTGTCCCCTGCCAGCGAGCTCTGCTCCAGAAGGCGCGGAGTCAGCCTTCCCCGATGCTGCCGCTCCCTATGGCTGGGGGCTGCCCGGCCCCTGCCCTGACAGAGGAAATGCTGCTGAAGCGGGAGGAAAGGGCGCGGAAGCGGCGTCTGCAGGCTGCACGGCGGGCAGAAGAGCACAAGAACCAGACCATCGAGCGCCTCACCAAGACTGCAGCGCCCAGCGGGCGGGGAGGCCGGGGAGCTGCTCGAGGCGAGCGGCGGGGAGGGCGGTCCGCGGCCCCGGCCCCTATGGTGCGCTACAGCAGCGGTGCACAGGGCTCCACCCTGTCCTTTCCACCTGGCGTTCCTGCCCCCGCTGCAGTGTCCCAGCGGCCATCCCCATCAGGCCCTCCTCCGCGCTGCTCTGTCCCTGGGTGCCCCCACCCGCGCCGCTACGCCTGCTCCCGCACCGGCCAGGCGCTCTGCAGCCTGCAGTGCTACCGCATCAACCTGCAGATGCGGCTGGGGGGTCCGGATGGCCCGGGATCACCTCTTTTGGCTACTTAAGGCAAGGACCTAACGCGGACCCTGCGCCCTGTCCCCTGCCTCCTGGTTTTGGTGTCTTCCCCTGTTCCCCCACCATATTAAATTTCATCCGGTGCCTCGGTTTGTACAGAATTGGGGTAATGGGATATGAGCAGACCAATCCcccgtacacacacacaccttgccCCCGCTGCAGCTTGCGCAGACACCTGTGGCCTGAAAACGGCCGCAGGAAGACCGACCAGACAGCCCCCGGCCTCTTCCAGTGGGGATTACCTGGCGTAGTACGGAGTTTGGCGTCATCTCGAAAATATGGCCCAAGCCAATCGGGGGAAAGTTGA
- the INO80B gene encoding INO80 complex subunit B isoform X2 yields MSKLWRRGSTSGAMEAPEPGEALELSLAGAHGHGVHKKKHKKHKKKHKKKHHQEEESGPMQPSPAKPQLKLKIKLGGQVLGTKSVPTFTVIPEGPRSPSPLMVVDNEEEPMEGVPLEQYRAWLDEDSNLSPPPLRDLAGGLGGQEEEEEQRWLDALEKGELDDNGDLKKEINERLLTARQRALLQKARSQPSPMLPLPMAGGCPAPALTEEMLLKREERARKRRLQAARRAEEHKNQTIERLTKTAAPSGRGGRGAARGERRGGRSAAPAPMVRYSSGAQGSTLSFPPGVPAPAAVSQRPSPSGPPPRCSVPGCPHPRRYACSRTGQALCSLQCYRINLQMRLGGPDGPGSPLLAT; encoded by the exons ATGAGTAAGCTGTGGCGGCGCGGAAGCACCTCTGGGGCTATGGAGGCCCCTGAGCCAG GGGAAGCGCTGGAATTGAGTTTGGCGGGTGCCCATGGTCACGGAGTGCACAAGAAGAAACACAAGAAGCAcaagaagaaacacaaaaagaaacaccacCAGGAAGAGGAGAGCGGGCCCATGCAGCCATCTCCTGCCAAGCCCCAGCTCAAACTCAAGATCAAGCTGGGTGGGCAGGTGCTAGGCACAAAGAG TGTTCCTACCTTCACTGTGATTCCTGAGGGACCTCGCTCACCCTCTCCCCTTATGGTTGTGGATAATGAAGAGGAACCTATGGAAGGAGTACCCCTTGAGCAGTACCGTGCCTGGCTGG atgaagacagtaATCTGTCTCCCCCTCCACTTCGGGACCTGGCAGGTGGCTTAGGGGgtcaggaggaagaggaggaacagAGGTGGCTGGATGCCCTGGAGAAAGGGGAGTTGGATGACAATGGAGACCTTAAGAAAGAGATCAATGAGCGCTTGCTTACTGCTCGACAG CGAGCTCTGCTCCAGAAGGCGCGGAGTCAGCCTTCCCCGATGCTGCCGCTCCCTATGGCTGGGGGCTGCCCGGCCCCTGCCCTGACAGAGGAAATGCTGCTGAAGCGGGAGGAAAGGGCGCGGAAGCGGCGTCTGCAGGCTGCACGGCGGGCAGAAGAGCACAAGAACCAGACCATCGAGCGCCTCACCAAGACTGCAGCGCCCAGCGGGCGGGGAGGCCGGGGAGCTGCTCGAGGCGAGCGGCGGGGAGGGCGGTCCGCGGCCCCGGCCCCTATGGTGCGCTACAGCAGCGGTGCACAGGGCTCCACCCTGTCCTTTCCACCTGGCGTTCCTGCCCCCGCTGCAGTGTCCCAGCGGCCATCCCCATCAGGCCCTCCTCCGCGCTGCTCTGTCCCTGGGTGCCCCCACCCGCGCCGCTACGCCTGCTCCCGCACCGGCCAGGCGCTCTGCAGCCTGCAGTGCTACCGCATCAACCTGCAGATGCGGCTGGGGGGTCCGGATGGCCCGGGATCACCTCTTTTGGCTACTTAA